One window of Strix aluco isolate bStrAlu1 unplaced genomic scaffold, bStrAlu1.hap1 HAP1_SCAFFOLD_173, whole genome shotgun sequence genomic DNA carries:
- the TAF6L gene encoding TAF6-like RNA polymerase II p300/CBP-associated factor-associated factor 65 kDa subunit 6L isoform X2: MFVTGCGRPRSSQFMKHTRRRKLTVEDFNRALRWSNVEAVCGYGSQDALPFRAIKEGDLYFQEDREVNLVELALATNIPKGCAETTVRVHVSYLDGKGNLEPQGAVPSAVSTLTDDLLKYYQHVTRAVLGDDPQLMKVALQDLQTNSKIAALLPYFVYVVSGVKSVSHDLEQLNRLLHIARSLIQNPFLCLGSYVRSLIGSVMYCALEPLAASINPLNDHWTLRDYAAMLLSRIFWTHGDLLSGLYHQILLSLQKVLADPVRPLCSHYGAVVGLHALGWKAVERVLYPHLPTYWANLQAVLDDYSVSNAQVKADGHKVYGAILVAVERLLKMKAQQEPAAGAGAPQEGSPRHSPKQDPPSETGFGLGRPLLQLGGGGSGPPSATAPVPPALSLHEMYRELYDFFGDSLAARFGTGLPPATLPPPATPEGPRKEPPAFGGEGATRKMPQLTANATVSPREEESPRGEPPPGRPTLHRPTSLARPRGTPRQPGHRPGARDVFQKCRFAPRGAPRFSFVIAGRQAGRRCQGRLFQTTFPQHHGPGHVSRYAQKLPMIGRTTRPARRWPRAEYSLHLLL; the protein is encoded by the exons ATGTTTGTTACCGGTTGCGGGAGGCCACGCAG CTCCCAGTTCATGAAACACACGCGCCGCCGCAAACTGACCGTGGAGGATTTTAACCGGGCGCTGCGCTGGAGCAACGTGGAG GCCGTGTGTGGCTACGGCTCGCAGGACGCGTTGCCCTTCCGGGCCATCAAGGAGGGCGACTTGTACTTCCAGGAGGACCGAGAGGTCAACCTGGTGGAGCTGGCCCTGGCCACCAACATCCCCAAGGGCTGCGCTGAGACGACCGTACGAG TCCACGTCTCCTACTTGGATGGAAAAGGCAACTTGGAGCCGCAAGGAGCCG TGCCCAGCGCCGTCTCCACGCTGACGGACGATCTGCTCAAGTACTACCAGCACGTCACGCGCGCCGTGCTGGGCGACGACCCCCAGCTCATGAAg GTAGCCCTCCAGGACCTCCAAACCAACTCCAAAATCGCCGCCCTGCTGCCTTACTTCGTCTACGTGGTCAGCGGG GTGAAATCGGTGAGTCACGACCTGGAGCAGCTCAACCGCTTGTTACACATCGCCCGGAGCTTGATCCAGAACCCGTTCCTGTGTCTGGGCTCGTACGTGCGGAGCCTCATCGGCAGCGTCATGTACTGCGCCCTGGAGCCGCTGGCCGCCTCCATCAACCCCCTCAACGACCACTGGACGCTGCGCGACTACGCCGCCATGCTGCTGAGCCGCATCTTCTg GACTCACGGCGACCTCCTGAGCGGCCTCTACCACCAAATCCTCCTCTCGCTCCAGAAAGTTCTGGCCGATCCCGTGCGGCCGCTCTGTTCCCACTACGGCGCCGTGGTGGGGCTGCACGCCCTGGGCTGGAAG GCAGTGGAGCGGGTGCTTTACCCCCATCTCCCCACGTACTGGGCCAACCTCCAGGCCGTGCTGGACGATTACTCCGTCTCCAACGCCCAGGTCAAAGCCGACGGGCACAAAGTTTACGGAGCCATTTTG GTCGCCGTCGAGCGCCTGTTGAAGATGAAAGCGCAGCAagagccggcggcgggggccggggcgccgCAGGAGGGGTCCCCGCGACACAGCCCCAAGCAAGACCCCCCCTCGGAAACGGGGTTCGGCCTCGGGCGGCCGCTGCTACAActggggggcggcggcagcggcccccCCTCGGCCACGGCCCCCGTTCCTCCCGCGCTTTCCCTTCATGAGATGTATCGCGAGCTCTACGATTTTTTCGGCGACAGCTTGGCCGCTCGTTTCGGGACCGGGTTGCCGCCGGCGACGCTGCCGCCTCCCGCTACCCCCGAGGGACCGCGGAAGGAGCCGCCGGCTTTCGGAGGCGAAGGAGCGACGCGGAAAATGCCGCAGCTGACAGCCAACGCCACGGTGAGCCCGCGGGAAGAGGAGAGCCCGCGGGGTGAACCCCCGCCCGGTCGCCCCACCTTGCATCGCCCCACCAGCTTGGCCCGACCCCGCGGAACCCCCCGACAACCCGGTCACCGCCCGGGCGCTCGCGACGTTTTCCAAAAATGCCGTTTTGCGCCTCGCGGAGCCCCACGCTTCAGCTTCGTCATCGCCGGGCGTCAAGCCGGGCGCCGCTGCCAGGGGCGTTTGTTCCAAACCACTTTCCCCCAACACCACGGACCCGGCCACGTTTCTCGTTACGCCCAAAAACTGCCC
- the TAF6L gene encoding TAF6-like RNA polymerase II p300/CBP-associated factor-associated factor 65 kDa subunit 6L isoform X1, producing MSEREERRFVELPRESVRLMAESTGLELSDEVAALLAEDVCYRLREATQNSSQFMKHTRRRKLTVEDFNRALRWSNVEAVCGYGSQDALPFRAIKEGDLYFQEDREVNLVELALATNIPKGCAETTVRVHVSYLDGKGNLEPQGAVPSAVSTLTDDLLKYYQHVTRAVLGDDPQLMKVALQDLQTNSKIAALLPYFVYVVSGVKSVSHDLEQLNRLLHIARSLIQNPFLCLGSYVRSLIGSVMYCALEPLAASINPLNDHWTLRDYAAMLLSRIFWTHGDLLSGLYHQILLSLQKVLADPVRPLCSHYGAVVGLHALGWKAVERVLYPHLPTYWANLQAVLDDYSVSNAQVKADGHKVYGAILVAVERLLKMKAQQEPAAGAGAPQEGSPRHSPKQDPPSETGFGLGRPLLQLGGGGSGPPSATAPVPPALSLHEMYRELYDFFGDSLAARFGTGLPPATLPPPATPEGPRKEPPAFGGEGATRKMPQLTANATVSPREEESPRGEPPPGRPTLHRPTSLARPRGTPRQPGHRPGARDVFQKCRFAPRGAPRFSFVIAGRQAGRRCQGRLFQTTFPQHHGPGHVSRYAQKLPMIGRTTRPARRWPRAEYSLHLLL from the exons ATGTCGGAGCGGGAGGAGCGGCGGTTCGTGGAGCTGCCGCGGGAGTCGGTGCGGCTGATGGCGGAGAGCACCGGGCTGGAGCTCAGCGACGAGGTGGCCGCTTTGTTGGCCGAGGATGTTTGTTACCGGTTGCGGGAGGCCACGCAG AACAGCTCCCAGTTCATGAAACACACGCGCCGCCGCAAACTGACCGTGGAGGATTTTAACCGGGCGCTGCGCTGGAGCAACGTGGAG GCCGTGTGTGGCTACGGCTCGCAGGACGCGTTGCCCTTCCGGGCCATCAAGGAGGGCGACTTGTACTTCCAGGAGGACCGAGAGGTCAACCTGGTGGAGCTGGCCCTGGCCACCAACATCCCCAAGGGCTGCGCTGAGACGACCGTACGAG TCCACGTCTCCTACTTGGATGGAAAAGGCAACTTGGAGCCGCAAGGAGCCG TGCCCAGCGCCGTCTCCACGCTGACGGACGATCTGCTCAAGTACTACCAGCACGTCACGCGCGCCGTGCTGGGCGACGACCCCCAGCTCATGAAg GTAGCCCTCCAGGACCTCCAAACCAACTCCAAAATCGCCGCCCTGCTGCCTTACTTCGTCTACGTGGTCAGCGGG GTGAAATCGGTGAGTCACGACCTGGAGCAGCTCAACCGCTTGTTACACATCGCCCGGAGCTTGATCCAGAACCCGTTCCTGTGTCTGGGCTCGTACGTGCGGAGCCTCATCGGCAGCGTCATGTACTGCGCCCTGGAGCCGCTGGCCGCCTCCATCAACCCCCTCAACGACCACTGGACGCTGCGCGACTACGCCGCCATGCTGCTGAGCCGCATCTTCTg GACTCACGGCGACCTCCTGAGCGGCCTCTACCACCAAATCCTCCTCTCGCTCCAGAAAGTTCTGGCCGATCCCGTGCGGCCGCTCTGTTCCCACTACGGCGCCGTGGTGGGGCTGCACGCCCTGGGCTGGAAG GCAGTGGAGCGGGTGCTTTACCCCCATCTCCCCACGTACTGGGCCAACCTCCAGGCCGTGCTGGACGATTACTCCGTCTCCAACGCCCAGGTCAAAGCCGACGGGCACAAAGTTTACGGAGCCATTTTG GTCGCCGTCGAGCGCCTGTTGAAGATGAAAGCGCAGCAagagccggcggcgggggccggggcgccgCAGGAGGGGTCCCCGCGACACAGCCCCAAGCAAGACCCCCCCTCGGAAACGGGGTTCGGCCTCGGGCGGCCGCTGCTACAActggggggcggcggcagcggcccccCCTCGGCCACGGCCCCCGTTCCTCCCGCGCTTTCCCTTCATGAGATGTATCGCGAGCTCTACGATTTTTTCGGCGACAGCTTGGCCGCTCGTTTCGGGACCGGGTTGCCGCCGGCGACGCTGCCGCCTCCCGCTACCCCCGAGGGACCGCGGAAGGAGCCGCCGGCTTTCGGAGGCGAAGGAGCGACGCGGAAAATGCCGCAGCTGACAGCCAACGCCACGGTGAGCCCGCGGGAAGAGGAGAGCCCGCGGGGTGAACCCCCGCCCGGTCGCCCCACCTTGCATCGCCCCACCAGCTTGGCCCGACCCCGCGGAACCCCCCGACAACCCGGTCACCGCCCGGGCGCTCGCGACGTTTTCCAAAAATGCCGTTTTGCGCCTCGCGGAGCCCCACGCTTCAGCTTCGTCATCGCCGGGCGTCAAGCCGGGCGCCGCTGCCAGGGGCGTTTGTTCCAAACCACTTTCCCCCAACACCACGGACCCGGCCACGTTTCTCGTTACGCCCAAAAACTGCCC